A portion of the Osmia lignaria lignaria isolate PbOS001 chromosome 15, iyOsmLign1, whole genome shotgun sequence genome contains these proteins:
- the Ca-alpha1D gene encoding ca[2+]-channel protein alpha[[1]] subunit D isoform X3, which translates to MSAGGDGGSGLGPPELPGAQPTAATPPILGQHRNPQSGQDGQPATALSQTGQTLGTNTGAAKSATKRPARRGGKPPPDRPVRALFCLPLKNPLRKMCIDVVEWKPFEWLILMTIFANCVALAVYTPYPFGDSNLTNQYLEKIEYIFLVIFTVECVMKIIAYGFVAHPGAYLRNGWNILDFSIVVIGMVSTVLSILMKEGFDVKALRAFRVLRPLRLVSGVPSLQVVLNSILRAMIPLLHIALLVLFVIIIYAIIGLELFSGKMHKTCRHNVTDAIMEEPVPCGDGGFQCDNVGPDYYCSKQFWEGPNWGITNFDNFGLAMLTVFQCVTLEGWTDVLYSIEDAMGSSWQWIYFISMVILGAFFVMNLILGVLSGEFSKEREKAKARGDFHKLREKQQIEDDLRGYLDWITQAEDIEPETDEPKMQDGKSKQQSEMESTDQLEGDEEGVQQESVWRRKKRDFDRVNRRMRRACRKAVKSQVFYWLIIVLVFLNTGVLATEHYNQPHWLDDFQEITNMFFIALFSMEMMLKMYSLGFQGYFVSLFNRFDCFVVIGSITEMILTNTQVMPPLGVSVLRCVRLLRVFKVTKYWKSLSNLVASLLNSIQSIASLLLLLFLFIVIFALLGMQVFGGKFNFSELQDKPRHNFDSFWQSLLTVFQILTGEDWNAVMYDGIRAYGGVASFGMLACFYFIILFICGNYILLNVFLAIAVDNLADAESLTAIEKEAEEEAKKNKSHSASPARDEESGEQGDGGEGTGGEDEGGGTDLEHDPNETMEDYEAALDTETSEKSEDMNTHAKVRLNIEESDEEVEEEEEVEQNEMHDDGTEQGVSARPRRMSEFNMATKRQPIPPASAFFIFSQTNRIRVFCHWLCNHSYFGNVILVCIMISSAMLAAEDPLSASSYRNQILLNFDYFFTTVFTIEIWLKMISYGFIIHDGAFCRSAFNLLDLLVVCSSLISMSFSSGAFSVVKVLRVLRVLRPLRAINRAKGLKHVVQCVIVAVKTIGNIVLVTSLLQFVFAVIGVQLFKGKFFLCTDASKMTKDECQGTYLEFENGNINKPVMKERSWCQNRFHFDDVAKAMLTLFTVSTFEGWPSLLDVSIDSNKEDHGPIHNFRPIVAAYYIIYIIIIAFFMVNIFVGFVIVTFQNEGEQEYKNCELDKNQRNCIEFALKAKPVRRYIPKHRIQYKVWWFVTSQPFEYTIFTLIMINTVTLAMKFYRQPEIYTEALDVLNMIFTAVFALEFIFKLAAFRFKNYFGDAWNVFDFIIVLGSFIDIVYSEVNPGSTIISINFFRLFRVMRLVKLLSRGEGIRTLLWTFIKSFQALPYVALLIIMLFFIYAVIGMQVFGKIAIDDDTSIDRNNNFQSFPQAVLVLFRSATGEAWQEIMMDCSAQPGKVMCDPNSDEFNNQNGCGSDIAFPYFISFYVLCSFLIINLFVAVIMDNFDYLTRDWSILGPHHLDEFIRLWSEYDPDAKGRIKHLDVVTLLRKISPPLGFGKLCPHRVACKRLVSMNMPLNSDGTVLFNATLFAVVRTSLRIKTEGNIDDANSELREVIKKIWKRTSPKLLDQVVPPPGGDDEVTVGKFYATFLIQDYFRRFKKRKEQEMKDGDKECHNTVTLQAGLRTLHEAGPELKRAISGNLEELLDDNPEPMHRRNHSLFGSVWSSMRKGHHSFNRARSLKVNSTTKASPTNSIDFLPYSSLQRTGGPDAPNQITARSHQVVPNVAGGLSDSAMNQMGIDAKLTGIEENIPLRPLAGFGNPVQQQSTTYHPSYKVVDVQDGIERQLTPPTPPPRRNPPLSAEPAIVLLSSSKSASATPSIATCTNTSTATTSPSSNGTSSSNGTRCYYSYATRPCCVDCAVWSNHAIDREDGDSSAGSEFSESDGSRGSEGSEEIGSDEGEEVGAGGGRGEGGEGGEGGGSGESSSWSDSEKLGRRGGSLRQEIGAASRSRARGRRGLSSLVGKSAPSSFRKRDPNGGGQSSSSTTSASTGFAQSVANGLKLAQTQAIAVAGFLADVDDSRHDRVCASCLSHRAYQGRVSWAGESNGSIGAERLSHSLPGSPADRKPNFEVIGSAESLVGRVLVEQGLGKYCDPEFVRYTSREMQEALDMTREEMDRAAHQLLLQERRGQPLSYQLQQGPEQPWTLPGYQQMQPSTGIGYQPLQEQQPTTGSRQYRPYYRGAGASPGTATGQATLSDPATQQQQPPPS; encoded by the exons ATGAGCGCGGGGGGGGATGGGGGCTCGGGGTTGGGCCCCCCTGAGCTGCCGGGGGCCCAGCCGACTGCCGCGACCCCCCCCATCCTCGGGCAGCACCGGAACCCCCAATCTGGCCAGGACGGACAGCCAGCTACAGCACTGTCGCAAACGGGCCAGACACTCGGGACCAACACCGGTGCCGCCAAATCCGCAACCAAGAGGCCGGCTCGAAGGGGCGGTAAACCTCCGCCCGATAGGCCTGTCAGGGCCCTTTTCTGTCTACCCCTCAAGAATCCTCTGCGAAAAATGTGCATCGACGTCGTCGAATGGAA ACCTTTCGAGTGGCTTATTCTCATGACGATATTCGCGAACTGCGTTGCCCTGGCAGTCTACACACCATACCCGTTCGGTGATTCTAATTTGACCAACCAATATTTG GAAAAAATAGAGTATATATTTCTTGTGATTTTTACGGTCGAGTGCGTGATGAAGATCATCGCTTACGGTTTCGTGGCTCATCCTGGAGCTTACCTTCGGAACGGATGGAACATATTAGATTTCTCGATAGTAGTCATAGG AATGGTGAGCACGGTGTTGTCGATACTAATGAAAGAAGGCTTCGACGTGAAAGCGCTGAGGGCTTTTCGAGTATTACGACCCCTTAGGCTGGTTTCCGGAGTACCGA GTCTTCAAGTGGTCTTAAACTCTATTTTGAGAGCGATGATACCCCTTCTACATATCGCTCTGCTCGTTCTATTCGTCATCATTATTTACGCTATCATTGGCCTCGAGCTGTTCTCTGGCAAAATGCATAAAACATGCAGGCATAATGTGACTG ACGCGATAATGGAAGAGCCAGTTCCTTGCGGAGACGGCGGCTTTCAGTGCGACAACGTTGGGCCCGATTACTATTGTAGCAAACAATTTTGGGAGGGTCCAAACTGGGGTATCACGAATTTCGACAACTTTGGCCTTGCCATGTTGACGGTCTTCCAATGTGTCACGCTCGAGGGTTGGACGGACGTACTTTATAGC ATCGAAGACGCGATGGGAAGCTCGTGGCAATGGATCTATTTCATTTCTATGGTCATACTTGGAGCTTTCTTCGTGATGAACCTGATTCTCGGTGTGCTGTCCGG CGAGTTCtctaaagagagagagaaagcaaaGGCGAGGGGTGACTTCCACAAACTCAGGGAGAAGCAACAAATCGAGGACGATCTGAGGGGTTATCTGGATTGGATCACGCAGGCGGAGGACATCGAGCCGGAAACCGACGAGCCGAAAATGCAAGACGGCAAAT CGAAACAGCAAAGCGAGATGGAGAGCACGGATCAGCTGGAGGGTGACGAGGAAGGAGTTCAACAAGAATCCGTGTGGAGGAGAAAAAAGCGGGACTTTGATAG AGTGAACAGGAGAATGAGAAGGGCCTGTAGAAAAGCCGTCAAGTCGCAGGTTTTCTACTGGTTGATCATAGTATTGGTTTTCCTGAACACCGGAGTTCTGGCGACCGAACACTACAATCAACCGCATTGGTTGGATGATTTTCAAG AGATCACGAACATGTTTTTTATCGCGCTGTTCTCCATGGAGATGATGCTGAAGATGTACAGTTTAGGATTTCAA GGTTACTTTGTCTCGCTGTTTAATCGTTTCGATTGCTTCGTGGTGATCGGCTCGATCACCGAGATGATCCTTACGAACACACAGGTGATGCCACCCTTAGGCGTCTCCGTTCTCCGTTGCGTCCGATTACTCAGGGTATTCAAAGTGACAAA atATTGGAAGTCGCTGTCGAATTTGGTGGCTTCTCTGTTGAATTCGATACAGTCGATCGCGTCTCTGTTGCTTCTACTCTTCCTCTTTATAGTGATCTTTGCTCTTCTCGGCATGCAG GTATTTGGTGGAAAGTTCAATTTTAGCGAGTTACAGGACAAACCTCGTCACAATTTCGACAGTTTCTGGCAAAGTTTGTTGACGGTGTTTCAA ATATTGACAGGCGAGGATTGGAACGCCGTAATGTACGATGGTATCAGAGCTTACGGAGGCGTAGCCAGCTTCGGCATGCTTGCCTGTTTTTATTTCATCATTCTGTTTATATGCGGTAATT ATATTCTACTGAACGTCTTCTTGGCCATCGCTGTCGATAACCTCGCGGATGCCGAGTCATTGACTGCCATCGAAAAGGAAGCCGAAGAAGAG GCCAAGAAGAATAAATCTCACAGTGCCTCGCCAGCTAGGGACGAAGAGAGCGGGGAACAGGGTGACGGTGGCGAAGGAACAGGTGGAGAGGACGAAGGTGGTGGCACGGATTTGGAACATGATCCGAACGAGACGATGGAAGATTACGAGGCAGCTTTGGACACGGAAAC GTCGGAAAAGAGCGAAGACATGAATACTCACGCGAAAGTACGGCTGAATATAGAAGAGTCCGACGAAGAggtggaggaagaagaggaagtcgAACAAAACGAGATGCACG ACGACGGTACGGAACAAGGTGTGTCAGCCAGACCACGGAGAATGTCCGAGTTCAATATGGCCACGAAAAGGCAACCGATTCCCCCTGCAtcggcatttttcattttctcacaAACGAACAG GATTCGCGTGTTCTGTCATTGGCTCTGCAATCATAGTTATTTTGGCAACGTGATTCTCGTTTGTATCATGATATCATCGGCAATGTTGGCCGCCGAAGATCCGCTGAGCGCTTCGTCTTATAGAAATCAG ATATTACTGAATTTCGACTATTTTTTCACCACAGTGTTTACGATCGAGATTTGGTTGAAAATGATCTCGTACGGTTTTATCATACACGACGGCGCTTTCTGTCGATCGGCGTTTAATTTGCTCGACCTGTTGGTCGTTTGCTCTTCTCTCATTTCTATGTCTTTCAG TTCCGGTGCATTTTCCGTAGTGAAGGTGCTTCGTGTGTTGCGCGTTCTCAGACCTCTGCGTGCCATCAATCGTGCCAAGGGATTAAAG CACGTAGTACAGTGCGTCATCGTAGCGGTAAAGACTATCGGAAACATAGTCCTCGTCACCAGCCTCCTGCAGTTCGTGTTCGCCGTCATTGGCGTACAACTGTTCAAG GGTAAATTTTTCTTATGTACCGATGCATCGAAAATGACGAAGGACGAGTGTCA GGGTACATACCTCGAATTTGAGAACGGTAACATTAATAAACCGGTGATGAAGGAGAGAAGTTGGTGCCAGAATCGTTTCCACTTCGACGACGTGGCGAAAGCGATGCTCACCCTTTTTACCGTATCAACGTTCGAAGGCTGGCCTTC ATTGCTAGACGTGTCGATCGACTCTAACAAGGAGGATCACGGACCAATTCATAATTTTCGGCCGATAGTCGCCGCGTACTACATCATTTACATCATTATCATAGCATTCTTCATGGTCAACATCTTCGTTGGTTTCGTTATTGTCACTTTCCAGAATGAGGGTGAGCAAGAGTACAAAAACTGCGAGCTCGATAAGAATCAG CGGAATTGCATCGAGTTCGCGTTAAAGGCTAAACCAGTGCGACGATACATACCGAAGCATCGAATACAGTACAAAGTATGGTGGTTCGTCACCTCACAACCGTTCGAGTATACAATTTTCACTCTGATCATGATCAATACCGTCACGCTGGCAATGAAGTTCTACCGGCAACCGGAAATCTACACGGAAGCGTTGGATGTTCTCAACATGATCTTCACCGCTGTCTTTGCCCTCGAATTCATCTTCAAACTTGCGGCATTTCGATTTAAG AATTACTTTGGCGATGCTTGGAACGTGTTCGATTTTATCATCGTGCTTGGAAGCTTCATCGATATCGTTTACTCGGAAGTGAAC CCCGGCTCGACCATCATTTCCATCAACTTCTTTCGACTATTCCGCGTGATGCGATTGGTCAAGTTGCTGAGCAGAGGGGAAGGTATCAGAACGCTACTCTGGACGTTTATCAAATCCTTTCAAGCTCTGCCCTACGTAGCCCTTCTCATCATAATGTTGTTCTTCATTTACGCTGTGATAGGAATGCAG GTATTTGGAAAAATTGCAATCGACGACGACACGTCGATAGACCGAAACAATAACTTCCAGTCGTTTCCGCAAGCGGTGTTGGTATTATTTCGATCGGCTACAG GAGAGGCTTGGCAAGAGATTATGATGGACTGTTCGGCGCAACCGGGCAAAGTGATGTGCGATCCGAATAGCGATGAATTCAACAACCAAAATGGCTGTGGATCCGACATTGCATTTCCCTACTTTATATCTTTCTACGTTTTATGCTCTTTCCTT ATCATCAATCTCTTCGTCGCCGTGATCATGGACAATTTCGATTACTTGACGAGGGATTGGTCGATCCTGGGTCCGCATCATTTGGACGAGTTTATTCGTCTCTGGTCCGAGTACGATCCTGACGCGAAAGGTCGCATCAAGCACCTGGACGTGGTCACACTGCTGAGAAAGATATCACCGCCTTTAGGTTTCGGTAAACTCTGCCCTCATCGTGTCGCGTGCAAA AGGCTGGTCTCGATGAACATGCCGTTGAACAGCGACGGCACGGTTTTGTTCAACGCGACCCTGTTCGCCGTGGTGAGAACTTCGCTGCGAATCAAAACCGAGGGTAACATCGACGATGCGAACTCCGAGCTCAGAGAAGTGATCAAAAAGATCTGGAAAAGGACCAGCCCGAAACTGTTGGATCAAGTGGTGCCACCGCCAGGAGGCGACGACGAAGTAACCGTTGGTAAATTCTACGCGACCTTCCTGATCCAGGACTACTTCCGAAGATTCAAGAAGCGCAAGGAGCAAGAGATGAAAGACGGCGATAAAGAGTGTCACAACACGGTTACGCTTCAG GCCGGACTGAGAACCTTGCACGAAGCTGGACCCGAGTTAAAGAGAGCCATTTCTGGGAACTTGGAAGAACTTTTGGACGACAATCCGGAGCCTATGCACAGG AGAAATCATTCGCTGTTTGGAAGCGTGTGGTCGAGCATGAGAAAGGGACATCACAGTTTCAATCGAGCTAGGTCGTTGAAAGTAAATTCAACGACTAAG GCGTCTCCGACGAATTCCATCGATTTCCTGCCGTACTCGTCGCTTCAGAGAACAGGCGGTCCCGACGCACCGAACCAAATAACCGCGAGGTCTCATCAAGTTGTGCCAAACGTAGCGGG TGGGCTAAGCGACAGCGCGATGAATCAAATGGGAATCGATGCGAAGCTCACGGGCATAGAGGAGAATATTCCTCTGAGACCGTTGGCCGGGTTCGGGAATCCCGTCCAGCAACAATCAACCACCTATCATCCCTCTTACAAAGTGGTCGA TGTTCAGGACGGAATCGAGCGGCAGCTGACCCCACCAACGCCACCGCCAAGAAGGAACCCACCCTTGTCCGCCGAACCAGCCATCGTACTACTATCGTCCAGCAAGTCCGCCAGCGCAACGCCGTCGATCGCCACGTGCACCAACACCTCGACTGCCACCACCAGCCCGAGTTCCAACGGCACCTCTTCCTCCAATGGGACCCGCTGTTATTATTCCTACGCCACTCGGCCTTGCTGCGTCGATTGTGCCGTCTGGAGTAATCACG CCATAGATCGCGAGGACGGTGATTCGTCAGCGGGAAGCGAGTTCAGCGAGTCGGATGGGTCAAGAGGGTCGGAAGGATCCGAAGAAATAGGATCGGATGAGGGAGAAGAGGTTGGAGCTGGAGGAGGCAGAGGTGAAGGAGGTGAAGGAGGAGAGGGAGGAGGGTCAGGAGAGTCTAGCAGTTGGAGCGACTCGGAGAAATTAGGACGTCGAGGAGGATCCCTGAGGCAGGAGATTGGCGCGGCGTCTCGGTCTCGGGCTCGTGGTCGACGCGGATTGAGCTCGTTGGTCGGCAAGTCGGCGCCGTCGAGTTTCCGGAAACGTGACCCGAATGGCGGTGGACAATCGAGCAGCTCGACTACGTCCGCGAGTACCGGGTTCGCGCAAAGCGTCGCCAACGGGCTGAAACTAGCTCAGACACAGGCGATCGCCGTTGCCGGATTCCTCGCCGACGTCGACGATTCGCGCCACGATCGCGTCTGCGCCTCCTGTCTGTCGCATCGAGCTTACCAAGGCAGAG TGTCCTGGGCCGGAGAGAGTAACGGAAGCATCGGCGCAGAGCGCCTGTCCCACAGTTTGCCGGGCAGTCCTGCGGACCGGAAGCCTAACTTCGAGGTCATCGGAAGCGCCGAGAGTCTAGTCGGTCGG GTTCTGGTGGAACAAGGACTGGGCAAGTATTGCGACCCAGAGTTCGTCAGATACACGTCGCGAGAGATGCAAGAAGCGCTGGACATGACGCGCGAAGAGATGGATCGAGCTGCTCATCAGTTGCTTCTGCAAGAACGTCGAGGACAACCGCTTTCCTACCAGTTACAGCAAGGACCGGAGCAACCGTGGACTTTACCGGGCTACCAACAGATGCAACCGTCGACAGGTATCGGTTATCAACCGCTACAGGAGCAACAACCTACTACTGGTTCGCGACAGTACCGACCATATTATCGAGGCGCCGGCGCCAGCCCCGGCACCGCTACCGGTCAAGCGACACTCTCGGATCCAGCCACGCAACAACAGCAACCTCCACCATCTTAG